In the Syntrophus aciditrophicus SB genome, ATATTGTCATCAAACATTTTCTGGATTCGTTGACGCTGATCCCCTGTATCCCGTTTCCCGACGGCCGACTTATCGACATCGGAACAGGGGGCGGATTTCCAGGGATTCCCTTAAAAATTGCGCTGAACAGTCTGAAGGTCACCCTTCTGGAGGCTTCGAGAAAAAAAGTGTCTTTTCTGAAATCCCTGCGTCGTGTTCTGAATCTTCAGGACATGAAAATACTGAACGAACGGGTTGAAGATTTGATTACGCAGGCGCCCTGTCCGAACCGGTTCGACATGGTAGTCTCCAGGGCGGCCCTGAAACTTCCCGAGTACCTCCGGTTTGGAAAAGAGCTGGTGTCTTCCCACGGGGTTATTATCGCGATGAAAGGGGCGAATTACCAGCATGAACTGGAAGATGTTAATGATATCCTTGAGGAATATGGTATTTTCCTCGCGGAAGTACGCTCTCTGGCCCTGCCCTGTACGGGAGACTTTCGCGCGATTCTGATCTTCAGAAAGTCGTTATCCCGGACCTGACTTCCACGTATCCAGAAGGAAGGGAAATAAGAGCTAAAATAATTGTTTTTGGTAAATAATTTACTATCAATCATTAATAAAAATACTCCTTCTCAAAAAGTTGATTTTGTGTTAGTTTCTGCCACTCCCTGCAGAAGAGAAAGATACTGGAAGACCGGTTTTTATTCCCATGCGTAAAGTGATCTCCATTGCCAATCAGAAAGGAGGGGTCGGGAAAACCACGACCGCCATCAACCTTTCTGCAACTCTGGCATCCGCTGAAAAAAAGACCCTGCTCATCGACTGCGACGCCCAGGGAAATGCCAGCAGCGGTGTGGGTATTCAGCGGGACAAGTGTCAGGAAAAAAATCTCTACTATGCTCTGATTAACAGGGTCCCTCTGCGGGACGTGATTATGCCGACGTGCATCCCTTATCTCGATGTCGTTGCCGCCACCCAGGATCTTGTCGGAATCGAGGTTGAATTCGCGTCGTTAGAGGAAAGAGAGAAGCAGCTGAAAAAGCTGATACGGGAACTGGATCGGGAATATGAGTTCGTTATCCTGGATTGTCCGCCTTCCCTCGGTTTTTTGACACTCAACGCGCTGGTGGCTTCGTCCTCCGTCATCGTTCCGCTGCAGTGCGAGTATTTTGCCATGGAGGGGCTGGGACATTTGATGAGCACGCTCAAACTCGTCAAAACCCGCCTTAATCCCTTTCTGTCCCTGGGAGGAATTCTACTGACCATGTTCG is a window encoding:
- a CDS encoding ParA family protein; this encodes MRKVISIANQKGGVGKTTTAINLSATLASAEKKTLLIDCDAQGNASSGVGIQRDKCQEKNLYYALINRVPLRDVIMPTCIPYLDVVAATQDLVGIEVEFASLEEREKQLKKLIRELDREYEFVILDCPPSLGFLTLNALVASSSVIVPLQCEYFAMEGLGHLMSTLKLVKTRLNPFLSLGGILLTMFDSRNLLSRRVSEDVRSHFGNHVFNTVIPRNVRLSESPSHGLPIIFYDIKSRGAVSYMELAQEVLNCKRI
- the rsmG gene encoding 16S rRNA (guanine(527)-N(7))-methyltransferase RsmG — protein: MNNFNFSEIDNADPAQWCRLFQEAAAEFDVLLSDAQLNRFLMYYRELKFWNSRINLIASAESVTDIVIKHFLDSLTLIPCIPFPDGRLIDIGTGGGFPGIPLKIALNSLKVTLLEASRKKVSFLKSLRRVLNLQDMKILNERVEDLITQAPCPNRFDMVVSRAALKLPEYLRFGKELVSSHGVIIAMKGANYQHELEDVNDILEEYGIFLAEVRSLALPCTGDFRAILIFRKSLSRT